A window of Tautonia plasticadhaerens contains these coding sequences:
- a CDS encoding AsmA-like C-terminal region-containing protein, with protein MPDSTRRSRWTRRVPLPLILLAALAFRLLAAGAVQLYTHQKGLLGVFGDTTIYWHLAEAIRTGSPYVVDQWGHPHYALRTPGYPAFLAACQATFGEHAALGARAVQAAMGAMGVGLVYGLVASIWRRGTETDRRRARAVATVAAALAAVEPYSVGLSALLLSEALFVPLMLLALWGLAVLWRPRPKDGAGDARPIGPSGPSSVIVAGLTGLAVGAAILVRPSWAAFVPAALLAWVACERTRRAVGLSAVVAVTIAATMAPWWIRNERVLGRFVPTALWVGASLYDGLSPDATGASDMTFLEDPGIRALGEVEQDATLRRLAVDFAREHPGRALELAARKVGRFWSPWPNADELSAPGVGILSGVATIPVFALLAVGLWDRRRDPRALVLLVGTLVYFCLLHAVFVSSIRYRLPGMIPAMGVVAAGVVRLVGGRFGRDTKRMVAWAVVVPVSVLVGGGWYAVGHATDGSELARLVERESVRLLPGSVVQVGRVKLRPIAGTATLEQVRVHQGLDAPAGPTIEVGYLALRYDVAALLKKQFRPSEVVVAQPTLRLGRRPDGSWNLQGLLADPWPLPPPEQLPKVQVRNGTVLLDRGAGSVAVLRDVALELDPLSDVTYRIEGSARGDGFERLDLSGTFDTRSHRVTLDGGGLVRLELGDALKARLPAEWHPAFERLGLSAGELDVRVERLVLDPGAPDGPLRDHELDLMVRSGTWACPDLPFPLSEVELLATIRDGSAEIEYAKGSFGNTTIRAAGSVDATDPASGPLDLLIEATDLEIGDRLKAKTPPDLLGIWTELKPGGRTDAYLRAVRDRPGGEVGVGLTLDLKDVSITTAAFPYPLEHLSGRVVWEGERVTIAPPGLRTFIGNREARCWGTIDRPGPDCVVSLDFEMGALPIDETLLAALTPEVREVLRQFQPRGTVRVAHGHFERRPPPTPGGEETVALSATLDLGQPDGAGGFAFTWEGMPYPITKVKGRLVIMPDRWMFRDLVGYNGLARIECPEGVVRQVGPNSFDAELTLLASDLPFDEQLRRAMPPEWRATWDLLNPTGKASLDAAIRVEGNENHARLAVRPDPGTSIRLKFTPAPVEPGGPSPPPLELPAMVGIDGSFVYDDGLVTMDEVSFQFRGSPVRFGTGSVELEPDGRFGLSMTDLRVARFRLDSELRKLMPSVMAEFARRLDESRPIPTMRGDLRLGWSGRPGDPAFVEWENGLVVLDGQTIRAGIPLESIHGRLAGFSGRFDGRALSLSGLVDLESLMIAGLQVTRVRSPLVVDGDSAAMEAIEGDLLGGRLTGQGRIGLDEEPEYAATLAVHDADLAEFTKTLPAKQSFRGLLSGMIAFNGVGADPRTLSGQGDFRISEGDLGDLPVALRFFKVLNTLDIAAPSDSTAFDTAEVAVRVENGLAYLDPIQLSGDAISLRGGGTMDLRGQLDLRLRILYGRNGLRIPLVSDAFREAGGQIADIRVSGPASFPNFTPVLLPGGRQMLRSLGSGVFNSSRGDDRPPSTLRR; from the coding sequence ATGCCCGACTCGACGCGACGATCGCGGTGGACCCGGCGCGTGCCGCTGCCGCTGATCCTGCTCGCCGCCCTGGCCTTCCGGCTGCTGGCGGCCGGGGCCGTGCAGCTCTACACCCATCAAAAAGGGCTGCTCGGCGTCTTCGGCGACACGACGATCTACTGGCACCTCGCCGAGGCGATCCGGACCGGCTCCCCCTACGTCGTCGACCAGTGGGGCCACCCGCACTACGCCCTCCGCACCCCCGGCTACCCCGCCTTCCTCGCCGCCTGCCAGGCCACCTTCGGCGAGCACGCGGCCCTCGGCGCCCGGGCGGTGCAGGCGGCGATGGGGGCGATGGGCGTCGGGCTCGTCTACGGGCTGGTCGCCTCGATCTGGAGGCGGGGGACCGAAACCGACCGCCGACGAGCCCGGGCGGTCGCCACGGTGGCCGCGGCCCTGGCGGCGGTCGAGCCCTACTCGGTGGGCCTGTCGGCGCTGCTGCTGTCCGAGGCGCTGTTCGTGCCGCTGATGCTGCTGGCGCTCTGGGGGCTGGCGGTGCTCTGGAGGCCGAGGCCGAAGGACGGCGCGGGGGACGCCCGGCCGATCGGGCCGAGCGGCCCCAGTTCGGTGATCGTCGCCGGGCTGACGGGCCTGGCGGTCGGGGCGGCGATCCTGGTCCGGCCCTCCTGGGCGGCGTTCGTGCCGGCGGCCCTGCTGGCCTGGGTCGCCTGCGAGCGGACCCGGAGGGCGGTCGGCCTGTCGGCGGTGGTGGCGGTGACGATCGCGGCCACCATGGCGCCCTGGTGGATCCGCAACGAGCGGGTCCTCGGCCGGTTCGTGCCGACGGCCCTCTGGGTCGGCGCCAGCCTCTACGACGGCCTGAGCCCCGACGCCACCGGCGCCAGCGACATGACCTTCCTCGAGGACCCGGGGATCCGGGCCCTCGGCGAGGTCGAGCAGGACGCCACCCTCCGCCGCCTCGCCGTCGACTTCGCCCGGGAGCACCCCGGGCGGGCGCTGGAGCTGGCCGCCCGCAAGGTCGGCCGCTTCTGGAGCCCCTGGCCGAACGCCGACGAGCTGTCGGCCCCCGGCGTGGGCATCCTCAGCGGCGTGGCGACGATCCCGGTCTTCGCCCTGCTCGCGGTCGGGCTCTGGGACCGCCGGCGAGACCCCAGGGCGCTGGTCCTGCTCGTCGGGACGCTTGTTTATTTCTGCCTGCTCCACGCGGTCTTCGTCAGTTCGATCCGGTACCGCCTGCCCGGCATGATCCCGGCGATGGGCGTGGTGGCGGCCGGGGTGGTCCGGCTGGTGGGCGGGCGGTTCGGCCGAGACACGAAGCGGATGGTGGCCTGGGCGGTGGTCGTGCCCGTCTCGGTGCTCGTCGGCGGCGGCTGGTATGCCGTCGGCCACGCCACCGACGGCTCGGAGCTGGCCCGGCTGGTCGAGCGCGAGTCGGTCCGGCTGCTGCCCGGCTCGGTGGTGCAGGTCGGCCGGGTCAAGCTGCGGCCGATCGCCGGGACGGCCACCCTGGAGCAGGTGCGGGTCCACCAGGGGCTCGACGCCCCGGCCGGGCCGACGATCGAGGTCGGCTACCTCGCGCTCCGGTACGACGTGGCGGCGCTCCTGAAGAAGCAGTTCCGCCCGAGCGAGGTGGTGGTCGCCCAGCCGACCCTCCGCCTCGGCCGGCGGCCCGACGGCTCCTGGAACCTCCAGGGCCTGCTGGCCGACCCCTGGCCACTGCCCCCCCCCGAGCAGTTGCCGAAGGTCCAGGTCCGCAACGGCACCGTGCTGCTCGACCGCGGCGCCGGCTCCGTCGCCGTGCTCCGGGACGTGGCCCTGGAGCTGGACCCGCTGTCGGACGTCACCTACCGGATCGAGGGCTCGGCCCGGGGGGACGGCTTCGAGCGGCTCGACCTCTCCGGCACCTTCGACACCCGGTCGCATCGCGTCACCCTCGACGGCGGCGGGCTCGTCCGCCTGGAGCTGGGGGACGCCCTGAAGGCCCGGCTCCCGGCCGAGTGGCACCCGGCCTTCGAGCGGCTCGGCCTCTCCGCCGGCGAGCTGGACGTGCGGGTCGAGCGCCTGGTCCTCGACCCCGGCGCCCCCGATGGGCCGCTGCGAGACCACGAGCTGGACCTGATGGTCCGCTCCGGGACCTGGGCCTGCCCGGACCTGCCGTTCCCGCTCAGCGAGGTCGAGCTGCTGGCGACGATCCGGGACGGCTCGGCCGAAATCGAGTACGCCAAGGGCTCCTTCGGCAACACGACGATCCGGGCCGCCGGCTCGGTCGACGCGACCGACCCCGCCTCCGGCCCGCTCGACCTGCTGATCGAGGCCACCGACCTGGAGATCGGCGACCGTCTCAAGGCCAAGACGCCCCCCGATCTGCTCGGCATCTGGACCGAGCTGAAGCCCGGCGGCCGGACCGACGCCTACCTCCGGGCCGTCCGGGATCGGCCGGGGGGCGAGGTGGGGGTCGGCCTCACCCTGGACCTCAAGGACGTGTCGATCACCACGGCCGCCTTCCCCTACCCGCTGGAGCACCTCTCCGGCCGGGTGGTCTGGGAGGGGGAGCGGGTGACGATCGCCCCCCCCGGGCTGCGGACGTTCATCGGCAACCGGGAGGCCCGGTGCTGGGGGACGATCGACCGCCCCGGCCCCGACTGCGTCGTCTCGCTCGACTTCGAGATGGGCGCCCTGCCGATCGACGAGACGCTGCTGGCCGCCCTCACCCCCGAGGTCCGCGAGGTGCTCCGCCAGTTCCAGCCGAGGGGGACCGTCCGCGTCGCCCACGGCCACTTCGAGCGCCGGCCGCCCCCGACGCCCGGCGGCGAGGAGACGGTCGCGCTGTCGGCCACGCTCGACCTCGGCCAGCCGGACGGCGCCGGCGGCTTCGCCTTCACCTGGGAGGGGATGCCCTACCCGATCACCAAGGTGAAGGGACGCCTGGTGATCATGCCCGACCGCTGGATGTTCCGGGACCTCGTCGGCTACAACGGCCTGGCCCGGATCGAGTGCCCCGAGGGCGTCGTCCGCCAGGTCGGGCCGAACTCCTTCGATGCCGAGCTGACCCTGCTCGCCTCGGATCTCCCCTTCGACGAGCAGCTCCGCCGCGCCATGCCGCCCGAGTGGCGGGCGACCTGGGACCTGCTCAACCCCACGGGCAAGGCCTCGCTCGACGCGGCGATCCGGGTCGAGGGGAACGAGAATCACGCCCGGCTCGCCGTCCGGCCCGACCCCGGCACCTCGATCCGGCTGAAGTTCACCCCGGCCCCGGTCGAGCCCGGGGGGCCGAGCCCCCCCCCGTTGGAGCTGCCGGCGATGGTGGGGATCGACGGCTCGTTCGTCTACGACGACGGCCTGGTGACGATGGACGAGGTCTCGTTCCAGTTCCGGGGCTCCCCCGTCCGGTTCGGCACCGGCTCGGTGGAGCTGGAGCCCGACGGCCGCTTCGGCCTGTCGATGACCGACCTCCGGGTCGCCCGCTTCCGGCTCGATTCCGAGCTGCGCAAGCTGATGCCCTCGGTGATGGCCGAGTTCGCCCGACGCCTGGACGAGAGCCGGCCGATCCCGACGATGCGGGGCGACCTCCGCCTCGGCTGGTCGGGCCGGCCCGGGGATCCCGCCTTCGTCGAGTGGGAAAACGGCCTGGTCGTGCTCGACGGCCAGACCATCCGCGCCGGGATCCCGCTGGAGTCGATCCACGGCCGCCTCGCCGGCTTCTCCGGCCGGTTCGACGGCCGGGCCCTCAGCCTCAGCGGGCTGGTCGACCTGGAGAGCCTGATGATCGCCGGGTTGCAGGTGACCCGGGTCCGCTCCCCGCTGGTCGTCGACGGCGACTCGGCCGCGATGGAGGCGATCGAGGGGGACCTGCTCGGCGGCCGGCTCACCGGCCAGGGCCGGATCGGCCTGGACGAGGAGCCGGAGTACGCCGCCACCCTCGCCGTGCACGACGCCGACCTCGCCGAGTTCACCAAGACCCTGCCCGCCAAGCAGAGCTTCCGCGGCCTGCTCTCGGGCATGATCGCCTTCAACGGCGTCGGCGCCGACCCCCGGACCCTCAGCGGCCAGGGGGACTTCCGGATCTCCGAGGGGGACCTGGGCGACCTGCCCGTCGCCCTCCGCTTCTTCAAGGTGCTCAACACCCTGGACATCGCCGCGCCGTCGGACTCCACCGCGTTCGACACCGCCGAGGTCGCCGTCCGGGTCGAGAACGGCCTGGCCTACCTCGACCCGATCCAGCTCTCCGGCGACGCCATCAGCCTCCGGGGCGGCGGGACGATGGACCTCCGGGGCCAGCTCGACCTCCGCCTCCGCATCCTCTACGGCCGGAACGGCCTCCGCATCCCCCTGGTCAGCGACGCCTTCCGGGAGGCCGGCGGCCAGATCGCCGACATCCGGGTCAGCGGCCCCGCCTCCTTCCCGAACTTCACCCCGGTGCTGCTGCCCGGCGGCCGCCAGATGCTCCGATCCCTCGGCAGCGGCGTCTTCAACTCCTCCCGGGGCGACGACCGCCCCCCTTCCACCCTCCGCCGCTGA